The following are encoded together in the Humulus lupulus chromosome 5, drHumLupu1.1, whole genome shotgun sequence genome:
- the LOC133778273 gene encoding ATP-dependent Clp protease proteolytic subunit-related protein 2, chloroplastic, whose amino-acid sequence MAVSFQTTIHPQARLAQPPPSCGTKLYSGLKLQSSCTFGAGKPNLTAEFYGKVHKSLQPRTSNHKPTRAQIGMMPIGTPRVPYRTPGEGTWQWVDLWNALYRERVIFIGQNIDEEFSNQILATMLYLDSVDNKKLYMYINGPGGDLTPSLSIYDTMQSLKSPVCTHCVGYAYNLAAFLLAAGEKGNRYAMPLARIALQSPAGAARGQADDIQNEAKELLRIRDYLFNELAEKTGQPADKISKDLSRMRRFNAQEALEYGLIDRIVRPPRIKADAPRKDAGTGLG is encoded by the exons ATGGCGGTCTCTTTCCAGACAACTATTCATCCACAAGCTAGACTCGCTCAACCGCCTCCAAG TTGTGGAACAAAGCTTTATTCGGGGTTAAAGCTTCAATCTTCAT gCACTTTTGGAGCTGGAAAACCCAACTTGACTGCTGAATTCTATGGAAAAGTTCACAAGAGTCTTCAGCCTAG GACCAGTAATCATAAACCAACAAGAGCACAAATTGGAATGATGCCTATTGGAACTCCAAGGGTGCCCTATAGGACTCCTGGTGAAGGTACTTGGCAATGGGTTGACTTGTGGAATGCCCTG TATAGAGAACGTGTCATCTTCATTGGACAAAATATAGATGAAGAGTTCAGTAACCAAATTCTTGCCACGATGCTTTACCTTGACAGCGTTGATAATAAAAAGCTCTACATGTACATTAATGGTCCTGGTGGAGAT CTTACTCCAAGCTTGTCTATTTATGACACCATGCAAAGCTTAAAGAGTCCCGTTTGCACCCATTGTGTGGGATACGCTTACAATCTAGCAGCATTTCTTCTTGCAGCTGGAGAAAAG GGCAACCGATATGCAATGCCTCTAGCAAGAATTGCATTACAATCTCCTGCTGGAGCTGCACGTGGTCAG GCTGATGACATTCAGAATGAAGCAAAAGAGCTTCTAAGAATCAGAGATTATCTTTTTAATGAATTGGCTGAGAAAACAGGGCAGCCAGCTGACAAG ATTAGCAAAGATCTAAGTCGAATGAGGCGGTTTAATGCTCAGGAGGCCCTTGAATACGGGCTAATTGATCGGATTGTGAGGCCACCTCGCATTAAGGCTGACGCACCTCGCAAGGATGCAGGGACAGGTCTTGGTTAG